One region of Triticum aestivum cultivar Chinese Spring chromosome 6B, IWGSC CS RefSeq v2.1, whole genome shotgun sequence genomic DNA includes:
- the LOC123136603 gene encoding ubiquitin-conjugating enzyme E2 22 isoform X1: protein MFMKATNENLPPNVIRQLAKELKNLDQSPPEGIRVIVNDDDFTSICADIDGPGGTPYENGVFRMKLVLSRDFPQSPPKGFFVTKIFHPNISSSGEICVNTLKKDWNPTHGLRHVLLVVRCLLIEPFPESALNEQAGKMLLENYADYARHARLYTSIHALKPKAKPKSGTISESTSVNVDQSSTTNLCETAPSAPMALCATAATKVPGSNSLDQNAPAEPTVGPSTTLPKKEGPVATKAPADKKKIDARKKSLKRL from the exons ATGTTTATGAAGGCAACCAACGAAAACCTCCCACCAAATGTCATCAGGCAATTGGCTAAAGAATTGAAGAATCTTGACCAGTCACCTCCAGAAGGGATTAGAGTGATTGTGAATGACGATGACTTCACAAGTATTTGTGCAGATATAGATGGCCCTG GCGGGACTCCGTATGAGAATGGGGTTTTCCGGATGAAGCTAGTCTTGTCCCGTGACTTCCCTCAATCCCCACCAAAAG GATTTTTTGTGACCAAAATATTCCATCCAAACATATCGAGCAGTGGTGAGATCTGCGTTAACACGTTGAAAAAGGATTGGAATCCTACTCATGGATTAAGGCATGTTCTACTG GTGGTGAGATGCCTACTGATTGAACCATTCCCAGAATCTGCGCTCAATGAGCAGGCTGGAAAGATGTTACTTGAGAACTATGCGGACTATGCACGGCATGCAAG GTTATACACCAGCATTCATGCCCTCAAACCTAAGGCTAAGCCCAAGAGTGGCACTATCTCCGAGTCGACTTCTGTAAACGTGGATCAGTCAAGCACAACAAATCTATGCGAAACTGCACCATCGGCGCCCATGGCTTTATGTGCTACTGCTGCTACCAAAGTGCCAGGCTCAAACTCGCTGGATCAGAATGCTCCCGCTGAGCCCACTGTTGGACCATCTACGACATTGCCCAAGAAGGAAGGACCTGTTGCTACAAAAGCCCCAGCcgataagaagaagattgacgcgaGGAAGAAGAGCTTGAAGAGATTGTAA
- the LOC123136603 gene encoding ubiquitin-conjugating enzyme E2 22 isoform X2 — protein sequence MATNENLPPNVIRQLAKELKNLDQSPPEGIRVIVNDDDFTSICADIDGPGGTPYENGVFRMKLVLSRDFPQSPPKGFFVTKIFHPNISSSGEICVNTLKKDWNPTHGLRHVLLVVRCLLIEPFPESALNEQAGKMLLENYADYARHARLYTSIHALKPKAKPKSGTISESTSVNVDQSSTTNLCETAPSAPMALCATAATKVPGSNSLDQNAPAEPTVGPSTTLPKKEGPVATKAPADKKKIDARKKSLKRL from the exons ATG GCAACCAACGAAAACCTCCCACCAAATGTCATCAGGCAATTGGCTAAAGAATTGAAGAATCTTGACCAGTCACCTCCAGAAGGGATTAGAGTGATTGTGAATGACGATGACTTCACAAGTATTTGTGCAGATATAGATGGCCCTG GCGGGACTCCGTATGAGAATGGGGTTTTCCGGATGAAGCTAGTCTTGTCCCGTGACTTCCCTCAATCCCCACCAAAAG GATTTTTTGTGACCAAAATATTCCATCCAAACATATCGAGCAGTGGTGAGATCTGCGTTAACACGTTGAAAAAGGATTGGAATCCTACTCATGGATTAAGGCATGTTCTACTG GTGGTGAGATGCCTACTGATTGAACCATTCCCAGAATCTGCGCTCAATGAGCAGGCTGGAAAGATGTTACTTGAGAACTATGCGGACTATGCACGGCATGCAAG GTTATACACCAGCATTCATGCCCTCAAACCTAAGGCTAAGCCCAAGAGTGGCACTATCTCCGAGTCGACTTCTGTAAACGTGGATCAGTCAAGCACAACAAATCTATGCGAAACTGCACCATCGGCGCCCATGGCTTTATGTGCTACTGCTGCTACCAAAGTGCCAGGCTCAAACTCGCTGGATCAGAATGCTCCCGCTGAGCCCACTGTTGGACCATCTACGACATTGCCCAAGAAGGAAGGACCTGTTGCTACAAAAGCCCCAGCcgataagaagaagattgacgcgaGGAAGAAGAGCTTGAAGAGATTGTAA